A single window of Oreochromis aureus strain Israel breed Guangdong linkage group 7, ZZ_aureus, whole genome shotgun sequence DNA harbors:
- the LOC116330526 gene encoding probable E3 ubiquitin-protein ligase HERC3: MFSWGEDWQQGFRLKRPSNISTADGVRCLNLSFQVTDLSAGHRLLAFIKRNGDAYIIHTVESQDEGRVRGKQKIVKCEEKIEAVSCGEDVVRILSESGIVFCVDQARPPFSPSTPEALRNKQVSQVTCGSQHTVVLTKDGQLYTWGQDSRGQLGLGTNEPYVNSPQHVRSLSAIPVVQVAAGGEQSFALSVSGGVFSWGRNDCGQLGLGDTQDRHTPTLVHYLNMKKTVSISCGKDHTAALTKDGAVFTFGSGQYGQLGHNSLQNEQRPRLVAELWGAKVTKVACGSYHTLVLTESKKVYSFGCNEQGQLGRGEETQAFVPLPVQLPHDISNIYAGGNTSFATCTPNEGADNESGSGTKNNVTEHSIDNMIAATMQRLPDESVQILGEWWSSLSPSDMIRYVQTNEIKKKIPETTFCLELNQMFLTEDLKRWRAKSKLKNADDLPVILCKYPFVMDLKSKKMVFDMNSAITQNEQQAPPQMVFVFPHGWIPQSKPEFFKLQLQRASLFESTFRELAAAPHSDFKKPLVVHFDEDPKVTQVYRQDLFHHLFCKMVSEESGMFMLNDSKTLAWFPSNATEESKRNFFLFGLLCGLALYNQCIIHLQFPLVLFKKLLNLEPTLEDMMEFSPTDGRILQTILNYEDDVVDNLCMEFWIIWDGIKVYLDPQTPGKPLTSQNKKEFVEACVNHAFNTSVESVFQEFKRGFFLVCDQDLVRLFRPQELQGVLVGQDVYDWEKFKQNTSYGGKYHDRHPTIQMFWEVFDELTEEQRKDFLRFLTGYRRAPILGMDQVHMKVRDKQIQSGTCDQHFPEALTCHSILDLPFYSTKEIMRDRLTEALLADTEFIL, translated from the exons ATGTTTTCATGGGGAGAGGACTGGCAGCAGGGCTTTCGCTTGAAAAGACCCTCAAATATTTCAACTGCTGATGGAGTACGCTGTTTAAACCTCAGTTTTCAAGTCACAGATCTTTCAGCAGGTCACAGACTGCTTGCCTTCATTAAAAGAAATGGGGATGCTTACATCATTCACACAGTTGAGAGCCAAGATGAGGGAAGAGTGAGAGGGAAACAGA AGATTGTGAAATGCGAAGAGAAGATTGAGGCTGTGAGTTGTGGTGAAGATGTGGTGAGGATTCTGTCTGAAAGTGGCATCGTTTTTTGTGTGGATCAAGCTCGCCCTCCTTTCAGTCCCAG CACACCAGAAGCATTGCGCAACAAACAGGTGTCTCAGGTGACTTGTGGGAGCCAGCATACAGTCGTTCTGACAAAAG ATGGTCAGTTGTATACTTGGGGCCAGGACTCCAGGGGGCAGCTGGGTCTGGGCACAAACGAGCCATACGTGAATTCACCCCAGCATGTCAGATCTTTGTCAGCGATCCCAGTGGTCCAGGTCGCTGCAGGTGGAGAGCAGAGCTTcgccctctctgtctctggagGAGTGTTTAGCTGGGGCAGAAATGACTGTGGACAGCTTGGACTGGGTGACACACAAG ACAGACATACACCGACTCTGGTTCATTACCTAAACATGAAGAAAACTGTTTCCATTTCCTGTGGAAAGGACCACACTGCCGCTCTGACAAAG GACGGTGCAGTGTTTACATTTGGCTCTGGTCAATATGGACAGCTTGGCCACAACTCGTTACAAAATGAACAGCGTCCTCGTCTTGTTGCAGAGCTCTGGGGGGCAAAGGTCACAAAGGTTGCATGTGGGAG CTATCACACACTGGTACTGACAGAATCCAAGAAGGTGTACTCGTTTGGGTGTAATGAACAAGGGCAGCTGGGACGTGGAGAAGAGACTCAGGCATTCGTGCCACTACCTGTGCAACTGCCACATG ACATTTCTAACATCTATGCAGGAGGAAACACTTCATTTGCAACATGCACACCTAATGAG GGCGCTGATAACGAGTCAGGCAGTGGCACAAAGAACAACGTGACAGAACACTCTATCGATAACATGATTGCTGCTACCATGCAACGACTCCCCGATGAAAGCGTCCAGATTTTAG GGGAATGGTGGTCCTCACTGTCACCCTCCGACATGATCAGATATGTTCAG ACCAATGAGATAAAGAAGAAAATCCCAGAAACAACTTTTTGCCTTGAGCTTAACCAGATGTTTCTAACGGAGGATCTCAAACGTTGGCGAGCAAAGTCAAAACTCAAG AATGCAGATGATCTGCCTGTGATTCTTTGCAAGTACCCATTTGTGATGGAtctgaaatcaaagaaaatggtttTTGACATGAACTCTGCAATCACTCAG AATGAACAGCAGGCGCCTCCACagatggtttttgtttttcctcacgGATGGATTCCCCAGTCAAAACCCGAAttttttaaactgcagctgCAGCGCGCATCACTTTTCGAAAGCACCTTCAGAGAGCTGGCAGCTGCTCCTCACAGCGACTTCAAGAAGCCACTTGTG GTCCATTTTGATGAGGACCCAAAGGTCACACAGGTATACAGACAAGACCTTTTTCACCACCTGTTTTGTAAAATGGTGTCAGAAGAATCTGGGATGTTCATGCTCAATGACTCCAAAACCCTGGCATGGTTTCCCTCCAAT GCAACAGAGGAGAGCAAGAGAAACTTCTTCCTGTTTGGACTACTGTGTGGCTTGGCCTTGTACAACCAGTGTATCATACACTTACAGTTCCCACTGGTTCTGTTCAAGAAGCTACTCAATTTAGAGCCGACACTGGAGGATATGATGGAGTTCAGCCCGACTGATGGACG gaTTCTGCAGACTATCTTAAACTATGAAGATGATGTTGTGGATAACCTCTGCATGGAGTTTTGG ATAATCTGGGATGGGATAAAAGTTTACCTGGATCCTCAAACTCCTGGAAAGCCACTGACAAGTCAAAATAA GAAGGAGTTTGTGGAGGCCTGTGTGAATCATGCCTTCAACACATCAGTGGAGAGTGTGTTCCAGGAGTTCAAGCGAGGCTTCTTCCTGGTGTGTGACCAGGATTTGGTGAGGCTGTTTCGACCACAGGAGCTGCAGGGAGTGCTGGTCGGCCAGGACGTGTATGACTGGGAAAAGTTTAAACAG AACACAAGTTATGGTGGGAAATATCATGACCGCCACCCCACCATACAGATGTTTTGGGAGGTATTTGATGAACTAACTGAAGAGCAGAGGAAAGATTTCCTTC